The segment AGAAAATTCTCCCGAAATATCGGCTCCACCCCCTAACAGTTGATCAACAACTAATGCCTTATCTAATTGACTGATTAATGTCTCTAACGATGCGTCTCCGGGTTCAATCATTAAATTAACTAAATTCGGGGTGGGATAGCGTCCTAAGCTCGGTCTAAAGCCATTTCCCGTACTGTTATTTCCTAATTCTCTTGCTGTGGTGCGATCGCTATAAAACTGGGTTAACTTTCCTTGGGTAATTAACGATAAAAATTGGGTTGTAGTCCCCTCATCATCAAAGGGACAGCTATAGGGATCTTGTTGGGGATCTTGGAATAAAGTTAAGTGATTGCTAACAATAATTTCTCCTAATTTATCACTCCAAGGAGAGGAGTTTTCTAACACTCTTTTTCCATTAATCGCATCAGCAACGGTTTCCCAGAACATACTCGCTGCTTCTGGGGTAAACAGGACTGGAATTTTACCCGTTGGCGGACTAACATTCTGTTGTGCCCATTCTAGACGTTTTAAAATCTGTTTAATTACCTGATCAGGATCGAGTTCATTTCGGGTATGTTCCCCGTCGTAAATGCCTAAAAAATCCTCTCCTCTGACCCATTCTAATCCTAAATAATAGTTAAGAGACGTTTCTTGATATTGACAATGAAGTCCTTGGGAATTGATTAATAAGGTTGTTTCTTCTTCGCAAGCAAACTCACCACTACAAATCGTATCGGGATAGGCATCTCGCAATTTATCGATGGCATTTTTTCCAATTTCAATTAGGGTTTCAACGGATAGCGATTGACCAATATTCGGATAAATAGCCTTACGAGGTTCACTTAATTCGATGATTTCTGAACAATTTAATTGAGAGAGTGCGATCGCTTTATTAACCAATTCTTGGGGGTCAATAGCACCATATCCCACTACTAACCCTGGACAGCCTTCTCTCCATAATCTTAGAGCAGTTCCTTGCGATTCTTGACTTTCTAATTGTTTTAATCGGTTCGCTTCAAAAAAAACCGGATGGGAGCGAGAACTCGACTGATACACTTCAGCCGTATCGGCCCCGGATTTTAAGGCTAACTCAATCAGTTGTTGCGGGTCAATCGTCATGCTACCTTATTTTTTCTTTAGATTTTTATTATAGCACGATGTTTTAAGATTAAAAAAAACGCTTTTTATTAACCAGCAAGAAAGATCATGGAAACCTCAACTGAGTTGATTGCTTATGACCTGATTATCGTAGGTTCAGGGAATGGAGCTTGTGGTTTTCTTAGCCATTATTTACCCCATAAAGCTATCATAGCACCTGATGAAAAAATATTAGTTATTGAAGAAGGAGATGATTTTTTTAGTACCAGTGATATTACCCATCAAAATAACTGGACTCAGTCCTATGGGGAAGAAAACGTTTTTAAATTACATAATGCGCTGACTCCTTCTGGTCTTCCGATTATTTCAGGACGTGCTTGTACGATGGGGGGAGGGGGATCAATTAACTATACCATGATCCATGAATCTTCTGAATGGTTATCCCAACAAATGGGTCATTCTGTTGACTATTGGGATGGACTAAAAACAGAGTTAAATCAAAAATTTGCTCGTCCTAACCCTGGAGATAAGCTCTCTCCTGTCAGTCAACATATTTTAGAAATAGCTACTAAGTTAGGGTTTAAAATCAATACCCATACCACTGAAAACATTCCCAATTATCAGGAGGGAAATAAGCAATTATTGCATCTTTTTCCGACTCAATTTAATTATTTTGGACAACGAACCCATAGCGGGGTCTTTTTAGTGCCATGGTCTGATCCGAGACTGACACTTAAAACAAGACATCGAGTCGAGGTTTTGAAATGGGAAAAATCATCGGATGGAATAGTTCACTGTGTTGGGGTTGAAACAATTAATCTTGATAGCGGAAAAAAGGTCTTTTTTGCTTTAGCACCAACGGGAAAATTACTACTTTGTGCGGGAGGTGCTACTCCTCGTCTGCTGATATCCCATCAAGCATTATTATCCAATTATGCTATCGGAAAACAGGTGAGCGATCATATTGTTTTACCCCTAGGTATTTATCTTCTTGATCCGAAAATTTCCATCACGGGTCGAGATGTTTATGTTCCTATTTTTGCGACGACTTTGTGGCAACCTAAAACATCTAAAGCAGGTCATGAAATAGTTTGTTGTTTTGATTTCTTTTCGGGCAATTTTGAAAGACTTTGGTATCTTTTATCGCATTTATATCTAGCTTTTTTGTTGCCAAATTGGGTTAAAAGAATTGTTATTCGAGTGCCTTTGATTTTTTATTTTATCAAAAATAGTATCAGAATTTTAATTGAATTTATTAATTTTCTAATTAATCTATTGTGGGGGATTTCTCGTGTCTTAGAAGGAAAATCTTGGAGTCATGAAAATTACAATTTAGTAACAGCTATTGTTAGGTTTAATCCCGCCAATGAAGGATACTATGATCCTCAGAAAAATAAAATATTACTTGACTTTTTTACGGATAATTCATCGAGTAATTTTAATCAAGATCTAACCCTATCTGAACAGGTTATTACTGAACAGATGGAACTGTTAAATAATCTGGGAAATCAACCCCATTGGTTAGTTAAAGGAATCATTCGCTGGTTCACTAAAATTCCCTATAATCAGCAACAGGTCAGTAATTATATTCAGGTTTATCGGAAAAAGTTTTTGCTTTCTCAACAGCATTTATCGGGAGGATGTTTATTTGGTCAAGTTCTCGATCAAGGATTAAATAATCCTTTAGAAACAGGTAAAGTTTTTGGTTCAAATAATGTTTATGTTGCTGATTTATCATCGGTTGCTTTACCAAGAATTAGCCCGCAAATGACCGCTTATCTGATTGGGTTTCATGTTGCCAAAAACTTATGTAAAGACAATATTAGCGATCATTGACTGGTAGTAATACCCCTTTCTTGTAACTGTTGAATAAAGTATTCTTCTAAGGAAGCGCGAGCCTTATTAAGACTAAGAAGTTCAGCATTCATTGTCGATAATGTTGCTATAAATTCTTGGGGATCTCCCATTAATTGTCCATGCCAAGTTTGATCAACTTCTTTAATGCCTAAAATCCAGGGTTCTAAGGCAGTTTTGCTACCTCCTTTAACAATAACCTGATAGACATCAGAACGGCCAAGAATTTCCTCCAAAGATCCCACACAGAGGATTTCACCACGGGCTAAAATAGCAATGCGATCGCAAATTTGTTCCACATCTGTTAAAATATGGGAATTGAAAAAAATCGTCTTTCCTTGCTCCTTCAAAGATAAGATAATTTCTCTGACTTGATAGCGTCCTAGGGGATCAAGTCCCGACATCGGTTCATCCAAAAAGACCACTTCGGGATCATTAATTAATGCCTGAGCCATCCCCACCCGTTGTAACATTCCCTTAGAATATTGTCGTAGTTGCTTTTTACGGGCAGTTTTTGGGTCTAATTTGACTAAATCTAAAAGCTCTTGAATGCGCTGTTTTTTGCCTTTAGGGGGCATTTGAAAGAGTCCGGCGGTAAAGTCTAAAAATTCCCAAGCCGTCAGATAATCGTAAAAATAGGCATTTTCGGGTAAATAGCCCACCCGTTGTTTAATATCTCGTCTGCCAATGGGTTCCCCTAATAGGACAGCGCGACCACTGGTAGGTCGAATTACCCCTAGTAAAATTTTTAACAGGGTAGTTTTTCCAGCTCCATTGGGACCCAGGAGTCCAAAGGTTTCCCCTGGATAGACCGTCAGGGAACAATGGGTCAGCGATCGCACTTTTTGATTCAACCAAAAGCCTGTCCGATAGACCTTGCTTAAATTCCAGATTTGTACCACTGGCATCTCTTGATTGAGCGGGCTGGTTTCTTGTATCTCTTGAACAGAATCCATGGACTTTAGGGAATAGGAGTTACGCAATAAGCTAATTCTACTGCTATTATTCCCCATTCTTAAGTCAATATAAACATAGGTATTTTGATCAAAGGTGGAGGAGGTGAGTAGGTAAACTCAGGTTATAGTAGTGGTGAGTAGTTAGCTACACAATTAAGACTCCAAATGTTATGTTTAAAAATTGTTTAATTTGTACTAACCTGACCGATGGATTAGATCGCCTCGTCAAGTTTGTTCCCTATCTCGCAGGTAGTGGAGTGAAACGGATTGTTTTTTTACACAATATTTCGGTTTGGGAATCAGAAAAAGCGACCAAGGTAGATGAAGATAGAATTAATAGGGCTCAAGAACGTCTTGCTCCGGCTCTTCAGGAAATTCCTGAAGGAATAGAAGTCAAAGTTGAAGTCCTCTCAGGACAACCCAAAGATACCATCTTACGGTTGATTAATACCTACAACATTAATGTGGTTTTCACGGGAATGTCTATTCGGAGTGCGGTAGAAACCAAAATTTTTGGCAGTAATACCCTAGAATTAGCTCCTTTGACTCCTGTTCCCTTAATGGTTTTCCGTCCCCAGTTGATTTTGACCTATACTCAGGAAGAATTAGCCCTACGCTGTCAACATCTCTGGCGTTCCTTGCTCATTCCCTACAATGGAGAAAAATCCGCTCAATATCTGATTGAACAGATTAAACACTATGCTCAAAACCGTCCGAAAGACTCTTTTCAACAATGTGTACTCCTCTGGGTGATTGATGACGGAGGACGGACAGAAACCTTAAAAGAGTATCATCTTCACGAAGCTCAGGAAAAGCTAAATGCTGTCAAAACTGAACTAGAAGCCCTGAATTTAACAGTGGAAACTAAAATCGCTCAAGGTAATCCCTTACATGAGATCCTAGATACGGCTGTTGCGTTTGATATTAGTGCGATCGCTATTGCCCATGATTACAGTAGTAATATCTTACAGTGGACAATCAGCAGTCTAGCGAAAGAAGTGGTGAGTCACAGTTGGTTTCCGGTTCTATTTTTCTCCCTAAAACAGTAACTTCGATAATTTCCCAGTCTCTTCAACGCCATGAATGACAACATAGACAAGCCAGAAATTGCCCGTCCCCTTCCTGAAGCAGTGCTTGAAGCATCCTCAACTTTAAAATGGTGGGGATGGCGTAGTTTTTGGGCACAAATTGTGCTAGGAATTATTTCCCTCCTGGCGTTAGGAACGGGTTCCTTTAGACCCTCGACCCCCGATGAACCGGCCGCCAATCCAGCAACGGGGTTTGCGATCTTTTTTGCGTTATGTGGATTAGTCGCCCTAGGCATTAGCGTCTATTTTTCGCTGCGTTATACCAAAATTGCTGAATTATTGCGAAGTCCTGACCCCGCACGTCGTCCTAAACGTAGTGATACCCTGAATGTCATTAGTTGGGGACTAAGGGTCAATTTGATCGGAATGTTACTCTCGCTGGTGGGAACGCAATCATCCGTCGGGAATGTGTTAATTAAATCCGTCAGCCAAACAGGGGCAGTAAGGGGGGGAGCAGGGTGTTTAGTCGTCGCAGCCGATGTTTTTAGCATCCAAGCCAATACAACAGCGGTAACGGCTCATTTCTTGGGCATTGGGATTTCTTTGTGGTTACTCAATCGAATTACTAAATAGCTCCCGTTGGGAGTTATGATAATTTCGGAGTCAAAAGTCAGAAGGCAATAGGCAATAGGCAATAGGTGGAAGTTCAGATTTTCTCTCACTCCCCCCCACTCCCACTCCCCCCCACTCCCCCCCTCTCCCCATGTTGATTATGCGATCGCTCTCTATCCCCTCTTTTTCTCTAACAGTCCTCCTCCTGCTGATCGGTTGGGGGTTAATTGGTTGTAGCGATCGCCTAGAGGCATCCCAACCCTTCAGGGAAACGACCCCTCAACCAGTAGTAACGAGTAAACTAGCAGAAGTTGCTCCCCCGTCGAGTATCCAAGAGTTACGCCAAGCTTTAGACCAATATGAACCTCAAGTAAACATTATTAGTCCCCAAAAAGCTCAGGTTTTCTCAGAAACCAGTGTTGCTGTCAAGCTAGAAGTCAAAGACTATCCTCTCTTCAAAGATCCTGACCTAGCCATGGGTCCCCATCTCCATCTAATTTTGGATAATAATCCCTATCAAGCGGTCTATAGCGTCGATGAACCGATTATTTTAGAGAATTTAACCCCAGGAACCCATACCTTACGGGTGTTTGCCTCTCGTCCTTGGCATGAAAGCTTTAAAAATGATGGAGCCTATGACCAGACAAACTTTCATATTTTGACAAAAACGGAAGATAATGCCCCTGAACCATCCCTTCCTCTATTGACCTACAGTCGTCCCAATGGTCAGTATGGAGCCGAACCAATCATGTTAGATTTCTATTTAACCAATGCTCCCTTGCACCAGGTAGCCCAAGCAAGTAACGATGATTCGGTGGCTGATTGGCGTATTCGGGCAACCATTAACGGGGAAAGCTTTTTACTCGATACTTGGCAACCTATCTATCTGACGGGGTTTCAAGAAGGCAATAATTGGGTTCAGTTGGAATTTATCGATGAACAGGGCGATCGCGTCAATAATGCCTTTAATAACACGGTTCGGGTCATTACCTACGAACCCAAGGGTCAAGATACTCTCTCTAAACTCGTTCGGGGAGAACTTTCTAGTCAAATGGCTCGCGCGATGGTTGATCCCAACTATACAGCCGAATTAACTCCTACCCCAACGGTAGAAACTGAAGTCACCTCGGAAGAAACCTCTGATACGGCTGAATCCGAACCTATTATTAATGAAGAAGTGCCAACAACTGAGACTCAATCAGAACTTACCGTTGAAGAAAGTTTGACCCCAGAAGCAGAAGAAACACAAGAGCTAAACACTGAAATGGTTCCAGAGGAAACCGTTGTTATTCCTGACTCTTTACCCTTACCTGAAGCAGAAACCGTAGAGCCAGAAAGCTTGTCTGAGAAGGTTGATCAAGGATCAGAAGAGATGGTATCCCAAGAAACAGAACCCTCTGCTGCTCAAGAAATGGTTCCGCCAATTATTGAGGAAAACTCCGCGATTAGTGAGTCAGAAAGTTTACCAGAAACAACCAGTTCTTCTAATGAAAAACCTGCACAAAATCTCTTTAATTCGTTTAAAAAATTGATTAATTTTGATCAAATTTTTCAAACCCTTGAAAGCTTGAAAACAACTATAGGTTTTTAAAAACTATTTTCTCCTATCTGGAATCAGAGGCGAAAAATTCAATCAATGATTAGTTAAAAGTCCTGTAAGTAGGTCGGCATAATTAACGTCAAAATAAAAAAGATTGTAGTAAGGGCCTTAGCCCAGATTTTGCAATACTTTGAAGCTCTAAAGAGCTTACTACAAACCTTCGTTTATTTATGCCGACCTACTTACCTCTACATGGCACTCCAGAATATTAATAAGCGTAGGTTGACACTCCCTCGCCGTAGAACGGCGGGGATTCTTGGTTCACTGACTCAACTTGTCTTGACAGGTATTGCTACCAACCAAGATAGAGGTCGAATCTCCCCAAGCGTTTAGGTCTTCCGACCAGCTTCCGATATGCCCTATCGTAGCTTTTTTGAGTATATTCAATGCTGCCATTGTATCTCTATCTTCACAGTATCCACAAGAACAAATGTGAGTCCTAACTGATAAAGATTTCTTGATTAATTGGCCACAATTAAAGCATTCTTGACTGGTGTAGGCAGGATTTACGGCAATAGTTAATCGCCCATATTTAACCCCAAAATACTCAATCCATTTTCTTAATTTTGACCAACCCGCATCATTAATACTCTTGGCTAGTTTCTTGTTATGCACAAGGTTTTTGACTTTTAAATCTTCATAGGCGATCAAGTCGTTTGACTGAATTAAACGGAGTGCTAATCTTTTAGCAAACTCTTCTCGTTGCCTACTTACTTTTAAATGTCCCTTGGCGTATTGTCTTCTAGCTTTAATGTAGTTGTTAGACTGCTTTTTACCTCTCTTAAACTTCTTAGATTTTCTTCTATTAAGTTTATTAAGGCGTTTTTCTGCTTGGCGATAATACCTAGGAGGTTCTACCATATTATTATCACTATCAGCGTAGAGATATTTTAATCCCATATCTAAACCTACACATTTTCTAGTAGGTTCTAAGCTCGGAGTGATATCTCTTATGTCAAGTTTTAACAATAACTGCACAAAATACCCATCAGCCCGTTTAACAATTCTTACTCGTTGAATCTGCCATTCTTGAAAATAAAATAGATCTCGACTACCGATTAGCTTTAATTCTCCAATGTTTTTACCATCAGTGAAAGTTATTTTCTTAGCGTCTCGATTCAGTTTCCATCCTGATTTTTTAAACTCAACAGAATGAGTTCGTTTAGAGTATTTAGGGTATCCTTTTTTACCAGGAATATTAATCTTGCAGTTATTGTAGAACGCCAAAATTGCAGTCCAGGTTCTTTCGCAAGCCTGTTGACAAGCCGTAGAGTTAAGCTCTTTAACAAAAGAATATTCACTTCTTAATTCAGTGGTATATTTATAGATATCCTTTTGTCCTACGCCTTTGTTATCTTCCCAATATCTAAGGCATTTGTTTCGCACAAATTGAACTGTATGAATAGCCTCATCAATGGCTTGATACTGGTGTTGCTTACCTTTTAACTTGTACTCTAAGATGAACATCTTGCGTTATCGACCCACTACGCAAACTATTCTAATATACCTAAATCAGATTCAGCTACTATCCCACAAAAGCCGTCGGTTAAGGACGGGGCTTTAAACCCAAATTTTCGGTAAAGTTACTTGATTGATTCAAATATTAAAATAGAATTTTAACCTAGTATAAGTTTAAATTATATTTTTGAAAGACTTAAAGCAACCCTAGGGTTTTAACTTTTTTTAAAACAGCGATCGCCTGTGTCCAACACAGGCGATCGCTATTAGCTTAATAGCCTCGCCAAACTCCGATTAATATCCCTTGGATAGTCACTTGGTCGGCACTGACTCTAATCGGTTGATATCGAGCGTTAGACGCTTGAAGGATGACCATTTCTCCTTCTTGATAGAAACGTTTTAGGGTGGTTCCGAGTCCAGCGACAATCGCGGCAACAATGTCTCCCTCTTTGGGGCGTTCATCCCCCGATAGGGTACGCATAATCGCCACATCCCCTTCAGCGATGTAATCTTCGATCATGCTATCTCCGGTGACTCGCAGCGCGTAGCAATTTTTCTGTTCAGTGATTTTGGTTAAATCTAGCTTAGTTTTTTCGTCGGTAAAGGGTTCCACTAAACCCCCCGCCGCGATCGCGCCTAAAACGGGGATTCCTTTGGGTTTAGGTCGTAAAATGCGAATGGTTCGGGCTTTGCCTTCTATCCAATCGATATACCCTTTATTTCGCAAGCGTTCTAGACGACTTTGCACGGGGGCTGGCGATCGCAGATTCATCGCATACATCATCTGGCGGATTGAAGGAGCATGTTGAGTTTGGTCAATATACTCAACTAACCAGTCAAAAAGTTCTTGTTGGGCGGGCGTTAAGGATTCCATGATGTTTGATTTAGAACAAAATAAAGCTATCCTTGGATAAGAGATCCTAGGGATTCTTGATCGAACATAAGTACTATGATACACCTATTTTATAATGTTACTCAAAAATCTAGACTAAAACTCTCCCTCAAAACTTAGATTATTTGTACTATTGTGTTAAGTTCAATCAAAATTACTCTATTCTGACTCAATAATTAACCAATGTCTCCTAGACCAGCGACCATTAATATTCTAAAAAATTGTACACAAGAAGGTTGGATCGAACAAGCGATCGCCAATTTAGACACGATTTTACTCGATCATTCTCACTGTGAAAGAAAAGCAGCCGGAGTTGCTTTGAACTTGATGTTTCGTTATCCTTCGAGTCATGCTTTAGTGCGAAAATTAACGGTGATTGCCCAAGAAGAATTAGACCATTTTGAACAAGTTAACCAATGGTTAGACCGACGAAATATTGCTTTAACTGCCCTTACGCCGCCGCCCTATGGAAAGAAATTAAGCCAAGAAATTAGACCTAATGAACCCCATCGTTTACTAGATTCTTTATTAGTTTCTGCCTTAATTGAAGCGCGATCCCATGAAAGATTAGGATTATTAGGTGAACATTGTCCTGATATTGAATTAGCCAAATTTTATCGAGGACTAATGGCATCAGAAGCCCGGCATTATGGAGTATACTGGGTACTAGCGGATACTTATTTTAAGAGAGATATCGTTGAACAAAGATTAGAGGAATTATCAATGGTTGAAAGTGAGATTTTATCCACTTTACATCCTGAACCTAGAATCCATAGTTAAGGTGAATTTCAATAATTGGAAGCGAACCCTTGAAATGATCAAGGGTTCAATGAAGTTGAATAAAATTTTTGTCTATTCGTACAGCCAAGGAGTCATCGTTGGTTGCCAAGAAGCTAATTCTTCACTACTAAACCAAAGATTAATCTCTGTTTGGGCAGTTTCAATGGCATCAGACCCATGAATTAAATTGCGTCCCACACTCACCCCATAATCACCGCGAATGGTTCCAGGTTCTGCCGTTAAGGGGTTAGTAGCCCCGATCAATTTTCTGGCAGAGGCTACCACACCGTCTCCTTCCCAAACCATCGCTACCACAGGGGAAGAAGAGATAAATTCGACTAAACCTTTAAAAAAGGGGCGTTCTTTGTGGACATCATAGTGTTTTTCCGCCAATTCCTTTGAGACTTGCATTAGCTTCATGCCCACAAGGGTAAACCCTTTAGCTTCAAAACGACTAATGACTTCGCCGACTAAACCGCGTTGTACTCCGTCTGGTTTGATCATGATAAATGTGCGTTCCAAGGGTAACTCCTTTGTTGTTGCTGACCGATTGAGGATATCGATAAAATCCCTTCATTAGTTTACCGAGAAAAGGGGTCTAAAGCCTCGCCCTTTTAGGGCGACTTTGTGCTAAAATTGGTTCGGTTGAAATACCAGACCCCCTACTGCGTAGACTAGGCAATCCTAGAGGCAAAGCATTCCGAAAAGGTCAAAACTAAGACCCTGTGGTAGCGAAAACACAGTAAAAAGAGCTTTAATTAGTAGGTTAAAGAATGATGAAAACAAGTTTCATAATCGCCCTTGGTTTAGCTACCTTAATCACTAGCTTGCCTAGAATAGCAGAAGCTAGACCTACTCAAATCATCAGAAATTCCAATCCAGGCATTTTTAGAACAATTATTCCTGCTAACACAGTTATAGGGGGACGAAGTGATAGAGGATATCACCATTATGAAAGACAATCGAATTATAACTATAGCAGATCTTATAATTACGAAAGGCAAGGAAATTATGGTGATCAAGGGTACTATTATCGAGTTAGACAAGGGGGTTACTATTCGAGGGAACACATTATTTTTGATCAAGGCGGTAGAAGAACTTGTGTCAATTGTTAAAAGCTTGAACTCTCCTGTTTCTCTCAATCTTACGAAATACAGAAAACTTCATAGAGGTCAGTCCTAATCTGATTGAAGATTTTCTGTATACTAAAAAGTAACTTACAAAGCACTAACTTTAAAATTTAACCTGATGTTAGGAGTCAAAAGAAAAAAGAAATCCTCTAAAAAAGAAAAAACCGACTTAACCACAGATCTTAAAGCAAGATTAGCCAAAAAACGCCAGGCTAAAGAAGCTCGACAAAAGCTAATAGGTTTGATTACTTTGTCACTATTTTTAGCGATTATGGTCAGTATTCCTGTGGGGTTAACGGCTGGACTGAAACCAGGCATAGCTGTTGCTGGGATAATTCCGACATTTATCCTCAGTTACCATTACCCACGAAAAGCCCTATGGCTATTCCTCATTTATATGCCTTTTAGTGGGACAGTAACCTACTGGATTGGGGGAGGAAATGCTTTATTCCAGATTTCCAAAGACGCCTTTTATATTCCGGCGTTGTTAGGTTTAATACAAGAGTGTCGTCGCAAAAGAAAACCCATTTTTGTGGTTAAGGAATTAAAGTATACTTTAGGCCTAATTTTGTTGTTTTCATTAGTGGTTCTTGTCGTCGTTAATGGAATGAATCAGTTTCTTCCTGAGTGTAGTTCTTTGAGTGAATATGACAAATTTTTACGCGATGCCAATGGAGAGTTAATTTTAAACAACGGAGTTGTAATCACTAGACCCTGTAAAAACGGAATGCCCTTTTTACAAGGGTTAATGGGGTTAAAGGTTTTACTAGGGTATGTTCCCTTGATGTTTTGTGCTTTTTATTTGATTGACGATAAACAGAAGCTACTGGCTTTAGGGCGACTTCTAGTAGTTATAGCCATTATCTGTTGTGTTCTTGGATTAGCGCAATATTGGATGTTAAAAACCGGAAGATGTCAAGGAACCAATCATTTAAGTGGTGAACAATTATTTAAACCTCGTTTAGATGCCAAATGTTTAGTAGGAGGGTCACTCCTTTATAGTCCCAGTCAAGGACAAATTCGACTGCCTGGAACCTTTGTTTCTCCCTGGCATTGGTCATGGTTTTTAGTAGGAAATGCGGCTATTTCATTCACAACAGCTTTTAGCGATCCTTCCTTTTTTTGGCGAAACTGTGGATTAGTTAGCATGGGATTAGTATTTATGAATGCCGTTATTTGTGGTCAACGATTAGCCTTTGGAGCCGTCCCAGGAATTATCTTGATTTTAATGGTTTTAACAGGTCAAATTGCCAACTTAAAACGCTTTATTCCTGTTGCTGCTGGATTATCTGTTGTTTTATTTGTGGGATTTTCTTTTATTAATCCAGATTTCGTTCAAGAAAGAATTGATAGTTTCGTTGGTCGTTGGAATAATGCTCCTCCCCAAGCATTTATTCAAGAGCAAATTGCCTTTTCTGCTGAACAACAAAGAGGGTTTTTAGGAAATGGCTTAGGTAAAGCCACTAACTCTGCTCGCATTTTCGGAGAAACTTCTTTAGTAGAAACCTATCATCCTAAGCTTTTATTTGAAATCGGTTACGGTGGATTAATCTGTTTTATGATATTTATTACCCATCTAACGTTTCTTACCTTTAAAGCTTATCGGTCTTTAAAAGATAAAGTATTAAGTCGATTTGCCTCTGGTTTTTGGGTCTTTATGTTGATTATTGGGTATTTTCCCTATTGGTATCCCTTAGATACTGATCCAGTTTGTGTTTACTATTGGTTGTTTGCAGGAATTATTTTCAAATCAGTTGAGATCGATAAAACAGAACAGAAAAAGTTGCAAGAGGAAAAAGCTGCTGAGGCTGCTAATAAAAAACCTCTTAAAACCAGTCGAAGTAGTCCTTCAATAGCCTAAATTCAGTTATCTATGAATTACCCTTCAATTTCTGTTATTATTCCTACCTATAGACGAGAAGAGCCTCTCAAAGATACCCTTGAGGATCTTCTTAAGCAAGATTATCCTAATTTTGAGATCTTGGTTATTGATCAAACCCCAACCCATCAGCCTAATATTCAAACCTATTTAGAAGAACTCACTAAGGCTGAAAAAATTGCTTGGTTTCGGGTTGATTGGGCGAGTTTACCGGGAGCAAGAAATTACGGCGTTCGACGCGCTAAAGGGGATATTATTCTGTTCATTGACGATGACGTTCAATTACCTCCAGGTTATTTATTAGCTCATGGACGAATTTATCAAGAAAAACCCGAAGTAGGAGCCGTTGCTGGACGGGTATTAGATAGG is part of the Rippkaea orientalis PCC 8801 genome and harbors:
- the ndk gene encoding nucleoside-diphosphate kinase, producing the protein MERTFIMIKPDGVQRGLVGEVISRFEAKGFTLVGMKLMQVSKELAEKHYDVHKERPFFKGLVEFISSSPVVAMVWEGDGVVASARKLIGATNPLTAEPGTIRGDYGVSVGRNLIHGSDAIETAQTEINLWFSSEELASWQPTMTPWLYE
- the hpsL gene encoding hormogonium polysaccharide biosynthesis protein HpsL, which codes for MLGVKRKKKSSKKEKTDLTTDLKARLAKKRQAKEARQKLIGLITLSLFLAIMVSIPVGLTAGLKPGIAVAGIIPTFILSYHYPRKALWLFLIYMPFSGTVTYWIGGGNALFQISKDAFYIPALLGLIQECRRKRKPIFVVKELKYTLGLILLFSLVVLVVVNGMNQFLPECSSLSEYDKFLRDANGELILNNGVVITRPCKNGMPFLQGLMGLKVLLGYVPLMFCAFYLIDDKQKLLALGRLLVVIAIICCVLGLAQYWMLKTGRCQGTNHLSGEQLFKPRLDAKCLVGGSLLYSPSQGQIRLPGTFVSPWHWSWFLVGNAAISFTTAFSDPSFFWRNCGLVSMGLVFMNAVICGQRLAFGAVPGIILILMVLTGQIANLKRFIPVAAGLSVVLFVGFSFINPDFVQERIDSFVGRWNNAPPQAFIQEQIAFSAEQQRGFLGNGLGKATNSARIFGETSLVETYHPKLLFEIGYGGLICFMIFITHLTFLTFKAYRSLKDKVLSRFASGFWVFMLIIGYFPYWYPLDTDPVCVYYWLFAGIIFKSVEIDKTEQKKLQEEKAAEAANKKPLKTSRSSPSIA